Part of the bacterium genome, CGGTAGAACGTCTCGGTGAACATCGTGCCGCCCAGGTAGAGGCTCACCTTCATGCCGTGCTCGTGCATGCTCCCGGCGGCCCGCATGCTGTTGCGTATCTCTGGCATCTCGGTCTCCAGGCCGAAGCCCTTGAAAAAGTGCAGCCGGCCGTAGCGCGCGCCCAGAGCAGCCATGCGGGCGATATTCCCGGGCGAGTGCTGGCGCTCGTAGCGCGCGGGCCAGTCCTCGGGCATCCGTCCCTTGCGCTGGCTGAACATCAGCGGCTCGTGGCTGAACCAGACCACCTCGGCGGCTTGGGCCTGTTTCTCGCGGGCAGCGCGCTCGAAACGGCTTTCGGCCGGGAGCGAGGAACAGCAAAGCGCAAGCAGGGCCAGGCAGGCAAGCAGCGTGTTTTTCATCGTTGGCTCCATCGTTGGCGGGAGGTCGTTTCCGGCTGAATCCGGCGCTGCTCCAGATTACCGGCAAGCCCCGCCGGAAGCAAGATTTTCCGCTTTCTTCGGGGAGCCTCCGCCGCGCAGACACTCCTTGACACATCCCCATTGACTATCGATATTTAGCCCGGCGTTGCCTGCGACGAAATCGGTGCACACGCGGCGCGCCCAATCCCCAACCGGAAAACGATCTCTCTTCCATTTCCGCGTTTCAACTCCTTCCTGGAGGCATGAATGGACAAGCTTGGCACCAGCATCGACCGCCGCACCTTCCTCAAGAGCACCTCGGTCTCGGCCGCCGCTCTGGGCGCGCTCAGCCTGGCCGGACCGCTTTCGGCCCTGGCCGCCGGGCCCAAGCTGCGCCTGGCCATGGTCGGCACGGGCAGCCGTGGCACCGGCATGTGGGGCACCCCCCTGCTGGAGGACTATTCCGACCTGCTCGAATTCGTCGGCTTGTGCGACATAAACCCCGAGCGGGCCGTGGTGGCGCAGTCGATAATCGGCACCAAGGCGCCCACGTTCACCGATTTCGACCAGATGATCAAGACCACCCGTCCGGACGCCGTGATCGTGACCACGGTGGACGGCTACCACTGGAAGTATGTCTGCCGGGCGATGGAGCTGGGCTGCGACGTGATCTGCGAAAAACCGCTCTGCACGGAGGCGGCCCAGGCCCAGGCGATCATCGACACCCAGAAAAAGACCGGGCGTAAGCTCACTGTCACTTTCAACGCCCGTCACGAGGGCAGCTCGATGAAGCTCAAGGAGCTGCTGGCCTCGGGCGAGATCGGCGAAATATACTCGGCCAACTATGATGAGTTCCTGGACCGCAGCCACGGCGCCGACTATTTCCGCCGCTGGCACGCTTTCCGTCAGAACTCTGGCAGCCTGTTCTGCCACAAGGCCTCGCACCATTTCGACCAGCTGAACTGGTGGATCGACTCCGATCCGGTGGAGGTCACCTCCCACGGCAAGCTGAATGTCTACGGATACAACGGACAGTTCCGCCACGCCAACTGCCGGGTCTGCACCTTCAAGGACAAGTGCCCGTTCTTCTGGGACATCACCAAGACCCCTGAGAACATGAAGCTGTACGTTGAATGCGAGGACAACGACGGTTACTACCGCGACGGGTGTGTGTTCCGCAACGGGATCGACATCTACGACACCATGGTTTCGCAGATACGCTATACCAACAACGTGCTGGTCAACTACTCGCTGAACGCGGCCGTGCCCTACGAGGGCCAGTTCATCGTGTTCAACGGCAGCCTGGGCCGGATCGAGGTGCGCAACTACGACAAACAGCCCTGGCAGGTGCAGCACGACGCCGAGATACGGGTGACCAAGACAGACGGCACGACCAGGGTCATCCCGGTGGCGCACGAGGACGGCGAGCACGGCGGCGCGGACAAGCGCATCCGCGACATGATCTTCCGCCCCAGCGGAGCCGACCCGCTGGGGCAGAAAGCCGGGATGCGCGCCGGCCTGATGAGTTCGCTGATCGGGATCGCCAGCTACACCTCGATCGACGAGCGCGGGACAGTCAAGATCGACGACCTGGTCAACTGGGCTTGATCGCCAGCGGCGAATGAAGTTTATGTAATCCGGAGGAAGGCCCGCTCTATCGGAAGTGGGGCGGGCCTTCCTATTGCCGAGAACGGAAGCCGGGGCAGACGGACTTGCCGGGGCTTCGGCTTTCCGAGACAGATGGGGACAGGATGGACATGCTGACTGAAAGAATTCCGGCCTGGCTGCGACGGCCGGGTGTGTTTGCCGCACTGGCCGCGGCAGCGGTGCTGCTGGCCGCCGGTTGCGCCGGCGGGCCGAAAGAGGCCGCGGACGCAGTTTATTACAACGGACGGGTGGTGACCCTGGACAGCGTATCCACGCTGGCCGGTGCTATCGCGGTGCGCGGCGGACGGATCATGGCCGTGGGGACCGACCCCGAAATCCTGCGTCTCGCCGGGCCACAGACCCGGAAAGTCGACCTGGGGGGCAGGACAGTGCTGCCGGGGCTGATCGAGGCACACGCCCACCCGGAGAGCGCCTCCACGAGCGAGCTGGCCGACTCGGTGCCAGACGTGCACAGCATCGACGAGCTGCTGAACTGGATCCGGGTCGAGGCTGAAAGCCACGCGGACGGGGAATGGATCGTGCACCCGAAGCTGTTCTTCACCCGCCTGGCCGAACTGCGCGCCCCCACCCTGGCCGAGCTGGACTCCGTGGCCCCGGCCAACCCGGTGTTCCTGGACGGCTCGTACGGCGGCTCGATCAACAGTGCGGCCATGCGCGCCAGCGGGATAACCGAAAAGACGCGGCACGACGGGCTTCTGCGTGACAACAAAACCGGCAAACTTAACGGCCTGGTGCGTTTCACCGCGTTCCCCCTGATCAAGGTGCCGGACCTGGACAAATATTCGCAGTCCGAGCGGGAACAGGCCCTGGCCCGCATGATCGACCGTTACAACGCGGCAGGTTTCACCAGCGTCACCAGCGGCGGCCTCCAGCGCAACCAGACCGCGATCTGGGACAGCCTGCGCGCCCACGGCAAGCTGAATATCCGCGTGTTCGAAAACATTTATATCGATTTCCCGCTCAAGGGGCGCACGCAGGAAGAAATCCGCGCCGATGTGGCCGCCCTGGGTCAGCCCACCTGCGAAGGCGATGACTGGATCAGGACCGGCAGGCTCAAGTACGTGCTGGACGGTGGAATCCTGACCGGCACGGCCTACCTCAGCCAGCCCTGGGGCTCCAAGGCCAACGCACTTTTCGGGATCGACGACCCGGCTTACCGCGGTATCCTGAGACTGAACGAGGACGAGTTCACCATGTTCTGCCGCGCCGGGGCCGAGAACGGCTGGTCCATGACCGCCCACGCCACCGGCGGCGGGACAGTGGAGATGATGCTGAACGCCTACGAGACCATAGCCAAAGAGAGGGACATCCGTCCCATGCGTTTCTCCATCATCCACGGTAATTTCTTCAGCCCCGAATCCATCCGGCGCATGAAAGAGCTGGGCGTGATCGCCGAGTCGCAGGCCGCCTGGTTCTACAAGGACGCGGACGCCATGCTCGCGATCCTGGGGCCCGAGCGGTTGAGGGATTTCCACGACTACCGCAGCCTGGTGGACGCCGGAGTGGTGGTCAGCGGCGGCAGCGACCACATGGTGCGCCTGGATGACCGCACCTCGATCAACCCCTACAGCCCCTGGCTCGCCATGTGGAGCATGATCACCCGGCGCACCGAGCGCGGCAGCGTGATCGACCCGGAGCAGGCGGTCACCCGCGAGGAAGCCCTGCGTTTCTACACGGTGAACAACGCTTTCACCCAATTCTCCGAGAACGAGAAAGGCTGCCTCACCCCCGGCCGCCTGGCCGATTTCATCGCCCTGGACCGTGACTATTTCAAGTGTCCGGAGGACGAGATCAAGGACATCCGGGTGGTTCTGACCGTGGTGGACGGCCGCGAGGTCTGGAGCGCGCAGTGAGAGCGGTCGACAGTCCGGCCCGACAGCCGGGATATCGGAATGAAACGTGTCTTGAGAGAGGATACAGGGATGAAGGTCAAGCTCGCCTACGGTAAAGAGGGCCTGGAGCTGAGCCTGCCCGACAGCCTGCGGGCTGTGGTGCTCGAATCGGTCTACACCGAGGGTCTGCCCGACCCGGAAAGCACGCTCCGCGAGGCCCTACGCCGGCCTATCGGCTGCGCGCCGCTTAGCGAGCTGGCCCGTGGCGAGGGGAAAATCGGCATTGTGTTCAGCGACATCACCCGTCCCACCCCCAACCGTCTGCTGGTCGGGGCCATCCTCGACGAGCTGGGGCAGTCGGCGCACGGGCGGGTGGTGCTGTTCAACGCCACGGGCACGCACCGCGCCAACACCCCGGATGAGCTGGAAACCATGCTGGGCGAGGAGATTGCCTCCCACTATCCAATCGTCCAGAACGACTCCGGCGACCGCGGGTCGCACCTGTCTATCGGCAGCACCACCGGAGGCAACGAGGCCTGGCTGCACCGGGAATACATGAACTGCCAGATCAAGATCCTCACCGGGTTCATCGAACCGCATTTCTTCGCCGGGTTCTCTGGCGGCGGCAAGGCCTGCATGCCCGGGCTGGCCCACATCGACACGATCCTGCGCAACCACAGCGTGGCCAACCTCGACAATCCCAAGGCCTCCTGGGGCGTGACCGCCGGCAATCCGGTCTTCGAGGAAATACGCCAGGTGACTGCCCTGGCCGAGCCGGCGTTCCTGGTGAACGTAACCCTCAACCGGGACAAGCGGGTCACTGGGGTGTTCGCCGGCGACTGGCGACTGGCCCACGAGGCAGGCTGCTCGTTCGTGCGTGAGCGGGCGATGCTGCGGGTGGGCGCTCCGTTCGACATCGTGGTGGGCAGCAACTCGGGCTATCCGCTGGACCTGAACCTCTACCAGAGCGTCAAGGGCATGAGCGCGGCGGCCAACATAATCAAGCCCGGCGGGGCGATCATCGTGGCCGCGGACTGCTGGGACGGCATCCCGGAGCACGGCGAGTTCGCCCGTCTGCTGCGCGAGGCCGCAAGTATCGACGACCTGCTGGCGGCCCTTCACAAGCCGGGCTTCCAGTCGCAGGACATGTGGCAGGCCCAGCTCCTGGCCCTGATCTGCAAAAAAGCCGAGGTGTATGTCTACAGCCGCAACCTGAGCGACGGGCAGATCAAGGGCGCGCACCTGAGGCCCTGCCGCGACATCGAAGCCACGGTGCACGAGCTGGCCGCCAAGGTCGGCCCCGCGGCCCGGGTCGGCGTGCTGCCCGAGGGCCCGCAGACCGTGCCCTATATCTCTGCCTGAACTCAGCCATACCCGGGAAAGAATAAGCGGCCCGCCCCGAAGACACGGAGCGGGCCGCTTATTCTTTCATCTCCAGGCTGGTTCTACTCCAGCATCCAGAGGTCGCCGCTCTCGCGCACCCCGAAATCGGTGGCCGGGCGGCCTCGGAAATACTCGCTCAGGCCGTGGGCGCTGCTGTCGGCCCATTCCGGATGGGCCAGCAGCTCGCTCAACGTGGCCAGGCGGCCGTTCTCCGGGTTCACGAAGAACACCCCCAGCTCGGCGTCCAGCAGAGTCAGACCACCCCGGTACGAAGCCCCGGCCACCCAGTGGTGCGGCCAGCCCCAGGTGTTCGCGGGACCGTCCTTGTAGCAGAGCACCGCGGCTTTGAACGGCTGGCCCGCGCTGTCCGGTAGGTGGCGGATCAGCTCGCAGAGCAGGTCGGCGTAGGAGTTGCAGAACGCCGCGCCGCAGCGCAGGGTGCCGGTCGGCCCCAGCGGCTCGTTGACTTTCTCCCCCGAGCCGCTCGAGAGCATCACTCCCGACTGGCAGAGAATGAGGGCCGCGGCAATCAAACGGGTGTCGTCATCCGCGAAGCGGCGGACGATTATTTCGGCCAGTGGCGCGAACGCGTCCGCCTGGCGCAGGTCGACACGCAGGCTGTCGCCGCTCAGGAGGGTCAACCCATCCGGCGAGCGCCGGAACGCGGGCAGACGGTCCAGCACGTAGCGGGCCAGTTTCCACTGGTAGTCCGGCTCTCCCGGGAGCGGACGCGGTGCGCTGAAACCGCCGGTCGGGTTATGGGTCAGCAGGAGGCCGCGTTTCCAGCCCAGAATGTAGCGGCCCCACTCGCGGCCGTCCAGCCTCAGCACCACCGCGCTTCTCATCAGCTCGTGCGGGTCGATCTCGAACCCGAAAGCAAGCTCCGGCGTCGTGGCCGTGTATTCTTTCTCCTCGAACACGCCCTGGTAATTGAGCGTGCCCACGCTCACCTTGCGCGGCAGGGCCGCCCCGGGGGCGAACACCAGCCGGCCGGAGTTCTCGCCCCAGGAAAGCGCTCCCAGCTCCACGGACTGGACCAGGGCCGGAGGCGCGCCCAGATAGAGGTCGCCGAAATAGAGCGGGGCCCAGGCCCGGTTGGAGTCGGGGCACCAGAGGCTCGTTTCCTCTCCGTGCACGGCGCGGTAGCGGGCCACATTCAGGCCGAGCACTGTCCAGTCGGCGGCGGAGCGCAGCGTATCCGGAAGAGAGATATCGAAGCGAGCGGTCCAACCGCCGGTATCCAGATGCGCCGCGGCGTTCACTTTGAGATGGCTCGAATCCTCGCGGAAAGCGCGGTCCGGGGACAGGTGGTTCTCGGCGACAGTATAGGCCCACTGCTGCAGCCGCCCGCCCGGAGAGAGCGCGATCCGCTCGAAACGGTGGTGGTCGTGGGCCGGGTCGAGGTGCACCTCGATTCTGTCATCCGGGAAATAGAAATCGAAATCGCTTTTCATCGACCCTGGCTCGCTCTCCTGGCAACGCACCTCCAGGCGCAGCGTGCGGCCGTCCGTGGCGGCGTACAGGGCGGTGGCCGCACGCGGGTGCTCGCGGCCGTCCAGGTCCAGCTTGCCGGGAAGCGCCGCCGGGTCGCGGCCGAAACGGTCGCTGAAATTGCCCAGGAAAGTCAGGTGTTCCAGGTTCGCCCCCAGCGGCACCACCGCCTGCCGTGCTATGGCCGGCGCCTCCGGGCGTAAAGTACCCGGATAGGGCGCGCCTGGCAAATCCAGGCGCAGGGTCGGGCCCTGGGCCGGGCAGGGCGCGGCAGCCGTGAACAGGGTCAGCAGCGCGGCCGCGGTCAGTAGCCTTGCACGGCGGAAGGATGAAAGACGGGCCTTTTCCATGGCAATCTCGCTCCGGACCTTAGGGGTAAGCAACGGGGAGGCGCGCTGCCTCCCCCGGCCTAAAAATCTCTACTCAAATTTGAGGTCCGGGTCGCCGGTCTGCAAGCGCAGCTCGTACAGACGGCGGGCCATGGCCTCCTGGACCTCCTTGACCTCCAGCTTGCCGTACAGGTTGTGCAGTTCCTGGGGGTCAGTCTGAAGGTCGTACAGCTCGAACTCGTGGTCCGGGAAATCGTAGTACTCGATGTATTTCCAGCGTCTGGAGCGCACGCCCTTGTTCGGACGGACCATGTGCCAGTCGGGGTAAGCATAATACTCGTACAGGAAATCCTCGCGCCAGTCGCAGGGAGTGTCACCCTCCAGCAGAGGCCGCAGGCTGCGCCCGTCCACCCCGCGCGGGATCATCAGCCCGGCGTAGTCCATGATCGTGGGAGCGAAATCGATGTTCAGGGCGAAGCGGTCAACCACGGTGCCGGGCTTGACCCGCCGCGGGTAGCGGATCAGCAGCGGGATGCGCAGCGAGGGCTCGTACATCAGGCGCTTGTCGAAAAAGTCGAACTCACCCAGAAAATAGCCGTTGTCCGAGGTGAAGATCACCAGAGTGTTGTCGGCCACGCCCAGACGGTCGAGCTCATCCAGGATGCGGCCCACGTTCTCGTCAACCCCCACCAGCACGCGGTGGTAGTTGCGCATGAACTCCTGCCAGTCCTTGACGTAGGAGTAGGTCCCCTCCCCGCCGATTTTCATGTCCGCCTCGCGCACCGCGCGCGGCTTGCCCTCGTAGCCGGCGTCAAAGCTGGCCGGCTTCGGGAAAACCACGTCCTTGAACAGGTCCTTGTGCCGCTCGGCCGGGATGCAATGCTGGTGCGGGGTCTTGAACCAGTGGCAGACAAAGAACGGCTTTTTTTCAGCCGCGGAATTGCGGATGAATTCGAGGGTGTGGTCGGCCAGGATATCCTCGACCCAGCCCTGGTAGACCTTTTCCGGTTCCTGGTTTTCCTGGATCTTCGGGTCGATGTACTCTCCCTGGCCACGGAAGCCGAAATAGTAGTCGAACACGCGGTCGCGGCCCCAGGGCTTGTTGTGCCACTTGCCCACGAACGCCGTGCGGTAGCCGCACTCGCGGCGGGCACGCTCCAGGACAGTCACCTCATCCAGCGGGAAAGTGCCCTCGTTGATCCGCACGCCGTTGTTGTGCGAATACTTGCCGGTCAGGCAGGTGGCGCGGCTGGGGCCGCAGAGGGAGTTGGTGACGAAGCAGTCGGTGAAATAGGCCCCCTCGCCCGCGATCCGGTCCATGTTGGGGGTCTTGAGGTAGGGGTTCCCGGCCCGGGACAGCGAGTCCCAGCGCTGGTCATCGGTCATGAAAAATATCACGTTGGGCCGGTCGGCGTTCGGGTCGACCATAGTCGCGGCCTCGGACCGAACCTGCGCCGCCAGGGCGCCCAGGGCCGCGGCAGCCCCGGCCCGGGCGAAATCCCGCCTCGACATCCTCTCCATCTGTCTTTCTCCTCCGGCTGAGCTTCAGGGATGGAAACCGGCCCGCAAGAGGCCGGCTCCCGGCTCGATGGAACATGCTGTCAAATCATGCATTTTCAACGATAGCGGAAAGCCCAGACCCGCAGCCGGTCCCCGCTGTCGCGGGACTTTTCGAAGTGCAGGAACACGTTGCGCGTCGGGTCGTACTGCATGAGGAAATTCATGCCGTACAGCTCGGGGGATTCGATCTGCAGCCGCTCCCAGCGACAGCCCTGGCTGTGGTAGATAAAGGTCACCGACCGGCCGGTGGGGTTGAAGTACTGGTCCTGGTAGTCGTTGGCCAGGTAGAGCAGCACGTGGTTGCGCGTATCGTAGGCCACGGCCGCGCCGTGTGCCGGAAGGGTGCTCCCCTCGACCGGGGTGACATTCCATCTGTGGACAGAGGAATCGTAGGCGTAGAGCGTGGTGTCGCCGCTGTTGTTGCCCAGAAGAAGCACCCGGCGGGCGAAACTGTCGTAGACCGGATTGAGTTCCCAGCCCGGTTTGCTGGGGGCGTTGTATAGCACCCAGCGCCCGGCGGCGCGGTCGAGCTCCCAGGTCGAGGTGCCGTTGTGGGCCAGCATCACCCTGCGCTCCGGGTCGAACACGGTGCCGCAGGCGAACACGTTGGGCGCCCCGGTCTCCAGGCGCTGCCAGGCTCTGGTGTCCGGGTCGTACTCCCAGTGCGAGGGCTTGAGGCTCACCCACCAGTTGGGCCCCGTAAACATCGGGAAGCGCTCCTGGGGCTCGAACCGCGCGTGCAGCGGCCCGCTCACCACCACCACCCGGCCCACGGTGGGGTCCCAGTCCACATCGCCGAAAGTGTGCATGGCCCAGGGTCGGCCGCTTTCGGTCACACACTGGCTGTCGGGGAGGATGCGGTAGCCGCTCTTGGGGTCCTGCTCGTAATCGCGGCTCCAGGTGAGGCTCTCCAGGTCCAGCCGCCAGACCGAGTTGGACTCGCCGTTCTCCAGGGGCGTGGGCGCGTGGGTGTCCGAACCGATAAACAGCACCAGGCCCTTTTCCGGGACTATCGCCGCCCCGCCGTGGAACACCTTGGGCGCAGCCTCGCCCGTGGTGGGCAGGCTCACCCAGCGCCCGGCAGGCAGCGAGTCCCAATCGAACGCCCGGGCGGGCCGGGTCGCAGTCAGGCCGAGCAGCAGACAGCAGAGAACACAGGCGCGCAGGATCATGAGTTTCTCCAGAGAATAGTATTAGTCGCCTGAACGGCCGAGAGGGAATTCCACGCCACCTTAGTCGCACATATCTGTACGACCAATACCCCGCTATTATTCACTCCCCGGGCCGCGGGGGCAAGGTTTATGGCATGGCCGGTGAACAGGCGGCCTTTTCGGCCATACCCTTGAAAAAAACTGGAAAGATGTTTTATTTTGACTTGAATATCCTTTTATCTTTATTGAGCGGCGGCCTGAAAATCCCTTCCCCGGGTCTTTCACGAAAAACACTGCCGCCTCCGCTGGCGGGTTGTGCCACCAAGGACTTCGATGCATACTGAAAAAGGCATTCTGTTCCCGAGGCCAGGTGGAAAATAAGCTCCTCGCACCCGGGGAACAACTCTTTCAACCTCAGGGTCGGAATTCAAATGAGCGGGCGGATCGACAACCATGCCCTGCGGATCATGACACTTGGGGAGATCATCACCCGTCTGCACGACGGCGCGGACTCGGAGATTGTCAAGCCCCTGCCGGCCTTGACCGTGCGCGAGACCGACTCCACCCGGATCGCATCCATGGAGCAGGAGCTTTCGCCTCAGCGGGGACTGCGTGGCGAACGCCGTCTGTTCGAATACGACAACCTGGAAAATGGAGATTGAGAATGAGAAGGAACATTCCGATAACGCCCCAGACCAAGGTGGCCGAGTTGCTGGATGCCTATCCCGGACTGGAGGCCAAGTTGCTCTCCGCGGTGCCGGCTTTCGAGAAGCTGAACAACCCGGTGCTGCGCAAGACTATCGCCCGGATGGCCACCCTGGAGAACGCCGCCAACATGGCCGGCCTGCCGGTGGATAAGCTGATCGCCGCGCTGCGAAAGCATGTCGGGCAGACAGAGACGCCGGAGACGGCCCGGCCGGAGGAAAAGACGGATGGCGGAAGCCCGGCCGTTTAACGGCCGGGCTAAGCTGCGCAGAGGCCAGGGCGGCGCCAGGCCTGGATGCGGATGAGAGTAAAAACCGGTCTGGCCAACGGTCCCTGTGTGATGGATTAGCGCCCCGAAAAACGGGAGCGTGGCGTGGAGCGGAATAGACTCCCCGACGGCTCAGAGATTTTCCTCGCGGAACCAGCGCACGAAACGTTCGATCCCCTCCTGGATCCCTACTTTGGGACAGTAGCCCAGGTTTCCGGAGGCGTGGGAGATATCGGCGTAGGTGACCGACGGGTCACCGGGCTGGTCGGGCAGACGTTCGATCACGGCCGGAAGGCCCACCGCTTTCTCGATCGTGGCGATCAGTCGCCCCAGCTCCACCGG contains:
- a CDS encoding sulfatase; amino-acid sequence: MERMSRRDFARAGAAAALGALAAQVRSEAATMVDPNADRPNVIFFMTDDQRWDSLSRAGNPYLKTPNMDRIAGEGAYFTDCFVTNSLCGPSRATCLTGKYSHNNGVRINEGTFPLDEVTVLERARRECGYRTAFVGKWHNKPWGRDRVFDYYFGFRGQGEYIDPKIQENQEPEKVYQGWVEDILADHTLEFIRNSAAEKKPFFVCHWFKTPHQHCIPAERHKDLFKDVVFPKPASFDAGYEGKPRAVREADMKIGGEGTYSYVKDWQEFMRNYHRVLVGVDENVGRILDELDRLGVADNTLVIFTSDNGYFLGEFDFFDKRLMYEPSLRIPLLIRYPRRVKPGTVVDRFALNIDFAPTIMDYAGLMIPRGVDGRSLRPLLEGDTPCDWREDFLYEYYAYPDWHMVRPNKGVRSRRWKYIEYYDFPDHEFELYDLQTDPQELHNLYGKLEVKEVQEAMARRLYELRLQTGDPDLKFE
- a CDS encoding amidohydrolase, whose translation is MDMLTERIPAWLRRPGVFAALAAAAVLLAAGCAGGPKEAADAVYYNGRVVTLDSVSTLAGAIAVRGGRIMAVGTDPEILRLAGPQTRKVDLGGRTVLPGLIEAHAHPESASTSELADSVPDVHSIDELLNWIRVEAESHADGEWIVHPKLFFTRLAELRAPTLAELDSVAPANPVFLDGSYGGSINSAAMRASGITEKTRHDGLLRDNKTGKLNGLVRFTAFPLIKVPDLDKYSQSEREQALARMIDRYNAAGFTSVTSGGLQRNQTAIWDSLRAHGKLNIRVFENIYIDFPLKGRTQEEIRADVAALGQPTCEGDDWIRTGRLKYVLDGGILTGTAYLSQPWGSKANALFGIDDPAYRGILRLNEDEFTMFCRAGAENGWSMTAHATGGGTVEMMLNAYETIAKERDIRPMRFSIIHGNFFSPESIRRMKELGVIAESQAAWFYKDADAMLAILGPERLRDFHDYRSLVDAGVVVSGGSDHMVRLDDRTSINPYSPWLAMWSMITRRTERGSVIDPEQAVTREEALRFYTVNNAFTQFSENEKGCLTPGRLADFIALDRDYFKCPEDEIKDIRVVLTVVDGREVWSAQ
- a CDS encoding Gfo/Idh/MocA family oxidoreductase; amino-acid sequence: MDKLGTSIDRRTFLKSTSVSAAALGALSLAGPLSALAAGPKLRLAMVGTGSRGTGMWGTPLLEDYSDLLEFVGLCDINPERAVVAQSIIGTKAPTFTDFDQMIKTTRPDAVIVTTVDGYHWKYVCRAMELGCDVICEKPLCTEAAQAQAIIDTQKKTGRKLTVTFNARHEGSSMKLKELLASGEIGEIYSANYDEFLDRSHGADYFRRWHAFRQNSGSLFCHKASHHFDQLNWWIDSDPVEVTSHGKLNVYGYNGQFRHANCRVCTFKDKCPFFWDITKTPENMKLYVECEDNDGYYRDGCVFRNGIDIYDTMVSQIRYTNNVLVNYSLNAAVPYEGQFIVFNGSLGRIEVRNYDKQPWQVQHDAEIRVTKTDGTTRVIPVAHEDGEHGGADKRIRDMIFRPSGADPLGQKAGMRAGLMSSLIGIASYTSIDERGTVKIDDLVNWA
- a CDS encoding DUF438 domain-containing protein; this translates as MSGRIDNHALRIMTLGEIITRLHDGADSEIVKPLPALTVRETDSTRIASMEQELSPQRGLRGERRLFEYDNLENGD
- a CDS encoding DUF1858 domain-containing protein: MRRNIPITPQTKVAELLDAYPGLEAKLLSAVPAFEKLNNPVLRKTIARMATLENAANMAGLPVDKLIAALRKHVGQTETPETARPEEKTDGGSPAV
- the larA gene encoding nickel-dependent lactate racemase, with the translated sequence MKVKLAYGKEGLELSLPDSLRAVVLESVYTEGLPDPESTLREALRRPIGCAPLSELARGEGKIGIVFSDITRPTPNRLLVGAILDELGQSAHGRVVLFNATGTHRANTPDELETMLGEEIASHYPIVQNDSGDRGSHLSIGSTTGGNEAWLHREYMNCQIKILTGFIEPHFFAGFSGGGKACMPGLAHIDTILRNHSVANLDNPKASWGVTAGNPVFEEIRQVTALAEPAFLVNVTLNRDKRVTGVFAGDWRLAHEAGCSFVRERAMLRVGAPFDIVVGSNSGYPLDLNLYQSVKGMSAAANIIKPGGAIIVAADCWDGIPEHGEFARLLREAASIDDLLAALHKPGFQSQDMWQAQLLALICKKAEVYVYSRNLSDGQIKGAHLRPCRDIEATVHELAAKVGPAARVGVLPEGPQTVPYISA